A window of the Lagenorhynchus albirostris chromosome 1, mLagAlb1.1, whole genome shotgun sequence genome harbors these coding sequences:
- the CCDC177 gene encoding coiled-coil domain-containing protein 177, whose amino-acid sequence MVDPVPEEEKAGAEPGGSGGDEAAASVPPDSQGAPQPAATSASASAAAPRKAEVPCAAEGGRREQSPLLHLDLFNFDCPEAEGSRYVLTSPRSLEACARCAVKPVELLPRALADLVREAPGRSMRVATGLYEAYEAERSAKLQQCRAERERIVREEKRRLFTPLGPAAAAASAPSAGSSSSCSSASLPASPAPRAARKASSSPARPQPTPARSRAGRKSHSLDSLSRRREGALSSESGASSSSYSGESLRELHWPPRASARNSCPAGSASSAPNPLGRPSALALVPLTGRSFSLGDLSHSPQMAQHVERIVRQVRAERGLRAVPERDRKIAALMLARHQEERLLLEQRAAAHGQWEQQRVRAEQRREREEREKQRALEQGRRAWAAQVEERRGRRGREEREEARRRQRQCERSEERRRELAERQGLLRRERAERTAREDRLRKLQQEQNLKQREEGLQEVRERAEQVRRERAQRAARAKQSQEGQLQREKRELSRAERARHEALLQGRARLERQEREGLRSSLEASLGRAQENYEQLVEQRTRELRERARREELQGRRAKEAAERKDREHQAHLEALARVGERRLQHAAQAAEEAVQQKARRVGQSRMEKERAQRANKEKVERDEDCRRRELLQAIGRKLERSEQLSRDRRSALESARSTARASFHVREKVRQETNTRSFDRMVREAQLHASLDRK is encoded by the coding sequence ATGGTGGATCCCGTGCCTGAAGAGGAGAAGGCGGGAGCCGAGCCGGGAGGCTCCGGAGGGGACGAAGCCGCCGCGTCCGTGCCCCCTGACTCCCAGGGCGCCCCGCAGCCCGCGGCGACTTCGGCCTCGGCCTCCGCCGCGGCGCCCCGTAAGGCTGAAGTCCCGTGCGCAGCAGAAGGCGGGCGGCGGGAGCAGTCCCCGCTATTGCACCTCGACCTCTTCAACTTCGACTGTCCGGAGGCCGAGGGCAGCCGCTACGTGCTGACCAGTCCCCGCTCGCTAGAGGCCTGCGCCCGCTGCGCCGTTAAACCCGTGGAGCTGCTGCCACGGGCCCTGGCGGACCTGGTGCGCGAGGCCCCCGGCCGCTCTATGCGAGTAGCCACTGGCCTGTACGAGGCTTACGAGGCGGAGCGGAGCGCCAAGCTGCAGCAGTGCCGGGCAGAGCGCGAGCGCATCGTGCGCGAGGAGAAGCGGCGCCTCTTCACGCCTTTGGGCCCCGCGGCCGCCGCGGCCTCGGCCCCTAGtgctggcagcagcagcagctgcagcagcgcCAGCCTCCCGGCCTCGCCCGCACCGCGCGCCGCCCGCAAGGCCTCCTCCAGCCCGGCCCGGCCCCAACCTACGCCCGCGCGGTCGCGGGCAGGAAGGAAGAGCCACTCACTAGACTCCCTGTCCCGCCGGCGGGAGGGCGCCCTGAGCTCCGAGTCAGGCGCGTCGTCGTCGTCCTACAGCGGTGAGAGCCTGCGGGAGCTGCACTGGCCGCCGCGGGCCTCGGCCAGGAACAGCTGCCCGGCGGGGTCGGCGTCCTCTGCTCCCAACCCTCTGGGCCGCCCATCCGCCCTGGCCCTGGTTCCCCTCACCGGCCGCAGCTTCAGCCTCGGCGACCTGAGCCACTCGCCACAGATGGCTCAGCACGTGGAACGCATCGTGCGCCAAGTGCGCGCCGAGCGGGGTCTGCGCGCGGTGCCGGAGCGCGACCGGAAGATCGCGGCGCTGATGCTGGCGCGGCACCAGGAGGAGCGCCTGTTGCTGGAGCAGCGCGCCGCGGCCCACGGCCAGTGGGAGCAGCAGCGCGTCCGCGCCGAGCAGCGACGGGAGCGCGAGGAGCGCGAGAAGCAGCGCGCCCTGGAGCAGGGCCGCCGAGCCTGGGCCGCGCAGGTGGAGGAGCGGCGCGGCCGCCGGGGCCGCGAGGAGCGCGAGGAggcgcggcggcggcagcggcagtgCGAGCGCAGCGAGGAGCGGCGGCGGGAGCTGGCCGAGCGCCAGGGACTGCTGCGGCGGGAGCGGGCGGAGCGCACGGCCCGGGAGGACCGACTCCGCAAGCTGCAGCAGGAACAGAACCTGAAGCAGCgggaggaggggctgcaggaAGTGCGCGAGCGGGCCGAGCAGGTGCGCAGGGAGCGCGCTCAGCGCGCGGCCCGCGCCAAGCAGAGTCAGGAGGGCCAGTTGCAGCGAGAGAAGCGGGAGCTAAGCCGGGCGGAGCGGGCGCGCCATGAGGCGTTGCTGCAAGGCCGGGCCCGGCTGGAGCGCCAGGAGCGCGAGGGCCTGCGGAGCTCCCTGGAGGCCAGCTTGGGCCGCGCGCAGGAGAACTACGAGCAGTTGGTGGAGCAGCGCACCCGGGAGCTGCGCGAGCGGGCCCGGCGGGAGGAGCTGCAGGGCCGGCGGGCCAAGGAGGCGGCCGAGCGCAAAGACCGGGAGCATCAGGCACACCTGGAGGCTCTGGCCCGGGTGGGCGAGCGGCGGCTGCAGCACGCGGCGCAGGCGGCCGAGGAGGCGGTGCAGCAGAAGGCGCGGCGCGTGGGCCAGAGCCGGATGGAGAAGGAGCGGGCCCAGCGGGCCAACAAGGAGAAGGTGGAGAGGGACGAAGACTGCCGCCGGCGGGAGCTGCTCCAAGCCATCGGTCGCAAGCTGGAGCGCAGCGAGCAGCTGTCTCGGGACCGGCGCAGCGCGCTGGAGAGCGCCCGCTCCACAGCCCGGGCCTCCTTCCACGTGCGCGAGAAGGTACGCCAGGAGACCAACACGCGCTCCTTCGATCGCATGGTTCGCGAGGCCCAGCTGCACGCCAGCCTGGACCGTAAATGA